The following are from one region of the Anabas testudineus chromosome 2, fAnaTes1.2, whole genome shotgun sequence genome:
- the bmi1a gene encoding polycomb complex protein BMI-1-A, giving the protein MHRTTRIKITELNPHLMCVLCGGYFIDATTIIECLHSFCKMCIVRYLETSKYCPICDVQVHKTKPLLNIRSDKTLQDIVYKLVPGLFKNEMKRRRDFYAEHPVDASNGSNEDRGEVADEDKRIITDDEIISLSIEFFDQSRLGVGVEDKQSKDQMANKRYLQCPAAMTVMHLRKFLRSKMDIPNTYQVEVMYEDEPLKDYYTLMDIAYIYTWRRNGPLPLKYRVRPSCKKMKVSHAQQDGQNSASRSGPESDSASDKAGSPAGAPSTSSSLPSPGTPAQSPHPQLPHGPSNVNGTPTAAPPTPSRSFTQCGSGNKPRKVSLNGSSTSSG; this is encoded by the exons ATGCACCGGACGACCAGGATTAAGATTACTGAGCTCAACCCTCACCTCATGTGCGTCCTGTGTGGAGGATATTTCATAGACGCGACCACAATCATCGAATGTCTACACTCAT TCTGCAAAATGTGCATCGTGCGATACTTGGAAACCAGCAAATACTGTCCCATCTGTGATGTACAAGTACATAAAACCAAGCCCCTGCTAAACATTAG GTCTGACAAAACCCTGCAGGACATTGTGTACAAGCTGGTCCCCGGCCTGTTCAAAA ATGAaatgaagaggagaagagactTTTATGCGGAGCACCCTGTAGATG CCTCTAACGGATCAAATGAGGACCGTGGAGAGGTGGCAGATGAAGACAAGAGAATAATTACAGACGACGAGATCATCAGCCTCTCTATTGAGTTCTTTGACCAGAGCAG ACTGGGAGTAGGAGTGGAGGACAAGCAGTCTAAAGACCAG ATGGCCAACAAGAGGTACCTGCAGTGTCCAGCAGCCATGACAGTCATGCATCTGAGGAAGTTTCTGCGCAGCAAAATGGACATCCCAAACACCTACCAG GTTGAAGTGATGTATGAAGATGAGCCTCTGAAAGATTACTACACGTTAATGGATATAGCATATATCTACACTTGGAGAAGA AACGGCCCGTTGCCCCTGAAGTACCGAGTCCGGCCCAGCTGTAAGAAGATGAAGGTGAGCCACGCGCAGCAGGACGGACAGAACAGCGCCAGCAGGTCCGGGCCAGAGAGCGACTCGGCCAGCGACAAAGCCGGAAGTCCCGCTGGGGCTCCGTCCACGTCCTCGTCTCTGCCGAGCCCCGGTACGCCCGCTCAGTCCCCCCACCCGCAGCTGCCGCACGGCCCCAGTAACGTGAACGGGACCCCGACAGCCGCCCCCCCGACACCCAGCCGCTCCTTCACGCAGTGCGGCAGCGGCAACAAGCCGCGGAAGGTTTCTCTGAACGGCTCGTCGACCTCCTCCGGATGA